A region of the Peredibacter starrii genome:
AGGAACGATTCGGTGTTTTTTCTGAAGTTCTTGCAGACCTTCATCAGTGGCCACCAATTTCATGTGAGAACGAGCAGGGTTTTTAAGCGCGGCCGCAATACTATGTAGTCCAAAAATTAAATCGAAATCAGCGCTCACAGAGGGCCCCCTAAATCATTTCACGAGTTTGTCTCTGTATAATGAGTTTAAGGGGCCTATTGCAAGAATTATTTAGGGATTAGGTCCTTTCTTCACGCCCAACGGCCAAGTTCTTCAAGCTTCTTCTTGATCGTCGGAACAAGATCATCTTTCTTCACTTTTAGCGTCTCACCAGTTTTACGAATCTTCACTTCGATTTCACCAGTAGCAAGATAATCTCTCTCACCAAGAGTCACACGAAGTGGAAGACCGATCAGATCGGCGTCCTTGAACATTTGACCTGGGCCAAGCTGACGATCATCGAAAAGCGTCTCTAGACCGGCTTTCTTGATGGAAGAATTGAGTTCTTCAGCAAGGGCCTTAGTCTCTGGAGTTTTTCCAATGAAACAAAGATAAACGTCGTATGGAGCGATTGAGGCCGGCCAGATGATGCCGTCTTTATCGTTATTTTGCTCAATTGCCGCCGCCATCACACGAGTCATACCAATACCATAACAACCCATAAGAGGTGTTACTCCCTTACCTTGCTCGTTTAGTACCGTTACTTTCATTGCCTTCGTGTACTTGTCACCAAGTTGGAAGATGTGACCAACTTCGATCCCTTTTTTAAGTACGATTTGATCGTCACCGATGTAATCGCCCTCTTTCGCCAGACGCATGTCTGCGCGGAAGTGCTTAGGTTTAGTATCACGAGCTGGAACGAAGCCCTTCATGTGGTGTTCTGGCTCGTTAGCGCCCACAACGTATGAAGCGTTCATATCGATCGCCTCATCATAAATTACCTTGAAGCCTTCAGCAGTTGTTCCTGGACCCATAAAGCCCTTCACAAGGCCCAAACGATCGAGTTCAGCTTGCTGAGCTGGACGAATGTGTTCAGCGTTTACTTTATTTTTAAACTTAACTTCGTTAAGAGAATCATCACCTAGTAGCATCACCATGAAGAACTGGTCTTTACCGTTGATCACAGAGTGCATAACCAGAGATTTTAGTGATTGAGTAATTGGCATGCCGTGGGCCGCACATACTTCTTCACAGGTCTTCTGGTTTGGAGTCGCGAACTTTGTCAGTTCCGCTGCTGGAGCAGAGGCGATGTTCTTACGAACTGTAATGGCCTTCTCAATGTTGGCGGCAAATTTTGTACGAGGAATAGTGACGACATAGTCCTCACCGTTATCGGCCACAACCTGAAACTCGTGGGTCTTTGCTCCACCCGCCGCCATGTTACCGCCGTCAGCTTCAACTGCAATAAATTCCAGACCCATACGACGGAAAATGTTTTCATAAGCGCCGTAGATCTCTTCGTAGAATTTATCCAAAGAGTCTTTATCGTTATGGAATGAGTAACCGTCTTTCATAATGAATTCACGAGCACGCATAAGACCAAAACGTGGACGAATCTCATCACGGAATTTTGTATTGATGTGATATAGGCAAACTGGAAGTTGCTTATACGAATTCACCGTACGGCGAAAAAGATCCGTCACCGTTTCTTCGTTTGTCGGAGACACGCAAAGCTCACGCTCTGCACGGTCCTTCATCTTGAGCATCTGTCCGCCCATGGCGTCCCAGCGACCTGATTCTTGCCAAAGTTCAGCAGGAGTAATTACCGGCATGAGAACTTCAAAACAGTTGATCTTATCTAGCTCTTCGCGAACGATGTTTTCAATTTTTTTATAGGTTTTGAATGCCATCGGCTGAAGCGTATAAAGACCAGCGCCAGTCTTATAAATAAGACCTGCACGGATCATCAGTTGTTGTGAAACAACTTCAGCATCGTTTGGAGTTTCTTTTAATGTTTGCCAGTAACCTTGGGACAGTCGCATAGTTCCTCTTATTTAAAAAAGCTTTCTTTATAGTAATCTTTGAGTTCGATATAAACTTTTAATTCGCAAGACTCAAGTAGAGTTCCTGCTTTCACTACCGGAGAAGTATTTTCTACTTCTACGATTTCTAACTCCGTTTCCATTTGCGGGCCCGGACAATTTTTGTAATCAAAAATATAAAGGACCATGTTGAATCCACCCGGAAGTGCCAGTGGCTCAATCTCTTTCAAATACACGCCTTCACCTTTCATAAAACTCATCATGCTGTTCTGACGGTAGATTGGCAGTTCAAATGATTGAGTTAACTTATAGTCCTGACCGGGACGAAGATTCTCCCAGGTAGTTGCTAAAGCACTGAATGAAATTAGAAATAAAGCGATAAATAAACGCATGAACCCTCCGTGGTAATCTCTCTATTCTAGCTCAAAGAGAGACATTATGAAATTTAGATCGCACTAGAAGCACTGCTTCAACGCATTTTCTTCCAGACGTCGTAAATCAACTCTCCCTCTACTTTCACGGGATGATGATGAATACTCATACTCTGCTCCGAGAATGGTTTCATGAGCTCTTTATAGACGGCCGCAGTTGAAAGTCCGTACTGCTCACCTTCTTGGTTAGAGTAAGCAAAATAAACTTCCTTAATTCCTGTCATATACATCGCCGCAAGACACATGGGACAAGGATTTCCACTGGCATAAACCACACAACCATCAAGTCGGGGAGATTTTAAAATCTGACTCGCTTTCCGAATGGCAGAGAGCTCAGCGTGATCAGTGGGATCATTGGTTTTACCAATTTCATTCACACCAGTTGCGAGAACATTTCCATCTTTTACAATCACAGCACCGAAAGGCCGTCCGTGTTCATTCGTCACGTTTTTCCGAGCTAAATCGATTGCCATTTTTAAGTAATTCTCAGCTGTACTCATAATCACCTCTTGAACTAGACTGAAGCTTATATGATCACGTTTAGAACCGCCACCCCTACTGATGCCGATGCTTTGAACCTACTGGTTAACTCAGCTTACAGAGGAGATTCCTCGAAGAAAGGTTGGACCACCGAGGCAGATTTACTAGGTGGGCAGCGCACTGATGCAGAGAAAATTCTGGAGATGATCCAGGATCCATTTTCACGTATCGAACTTGCGATGGAAAATGATCAGATTCTCGGATGCGTGTATCTGAAACAAGAAAATGAAACTCTCTACTTTGGTATGCTAACAGTAAATCCTGATATGCAGGCCAAGGGGATTGGAAAACTACTTTTGAATCATCTCGAAACCGTCGCACGACATCTGAAATGCCATACTATTCGCATGACTGTGATCAGTGTGAGGTCTGAGCTCATCGCTTTTTACGAGCGACGTGGCTATCAATTTACGGGGAAAACAGAACCGTTTCCGGAAAAGGATCCGCGCTTTGGTCTACCCAAGGCCAAACTTCTCTTTCACGAATTCGCGAAGAAATTAGTGTGAAACTGTAATGAATTGCGGAAGCTTATGAGCTTCACGAACTTCTGCCTTAAGAGCAGAGGCCGATACGATTTCATAAGCTGAAGGCGTATCAAGAAGCTTGCGGCAAAGCATGTTGTGAAGGTTGTGACCTGACTTATAAGTCGTGATCTTACCCGCGATCTCATAACCAAGAAGACTCACGTCTCCGATAGTATCTAAGATTTTGTGGCGAACGAATTCATTGTTAAAACGAAGACCCTCAGGATTCATCACTTTATAATCATCGAGAACGATGGCGTTATCTAGTGAACCACCTTTAATAAGGCCCTTACGCTTAAGCATATCTACATCACGTGCAAAACCGAAGGTACGAGCACGAGCGATATCTTGAATGAAAGACTCACATGAGAATTCAAAATCAAAACGCTGAGTCTTAATTACCGGGTGAGCGAACACGATTGTTGAATCAATCATAAGATTTGAGTGAGGATCAAACTGGGCCCACTTTCCATCTTTTTCTACTCTTACCGTATCAAGAATCACTAAGAATTTTTTTGATTTATTGAGGTTCTTAATGCCTGTTTCCTTAAGAAGGAAAACGAAAGAAGCACCAGAACCATCCATAATTGGAACTTCCGGGCCATCGATTTCGATTAAGCAGTTATTAATACCTAAACCATAGAGTGTACCAAGAAGGTGTTCTACAGTATGAACAGCACCAGCGCCTTCGCCGAGTGTAGTTGCGTTTTCAGTTGTACCAACTGTCAATGCGTTAGCTTTCATAGGTTGAGAACCTGAAATATCAGTACGCACGAACTGGATCCCGAAATCAGCTTCCTGAGGAATAAGCTTCATGGTCACTTTCTTACCGGAATGAAGTCCAATCCCAGTTACTTTCACATCTTTCGCGAGCGTTCGTTGATAAATCATTTCTAACCTTATAAAAAGTCGTACCTAGCCGTTCAATTATAAACGAATTTTGTAACTTTGTATTAAAGAAAATTGTGCTGTATGTACATGACTTGACTAGATTGGTCAACGACTCTAGGAAATATGTTGAATCGCTATTTCCGACAATAATCGTCCTCTAGGCGTACGAAGGATAAGTCCTTGCTTTAATAGGTACGGTTCATAGACTTCTTCGATGGTTTGTTTATCCTCACCAAGCGTTGCTGACAGAGCGTCGATTCCGACTGGCCCACCCTGATAGTAATTTTTCATCACTGAGAGGATTTTGCGGTCCATAGAGTCGAGTCCGAGGTCATCGATATCAAGGAGACTTAAAGCGGCCTTCACCTCTTTAATTCCCACGGTATGAGTGCCATTTACCAAAGCGAAGTCACGCACACGACGAAGAATTCGGTTCGCAATACGAGGAGTTCCACGAGAGCGACGAGCGATTTGCATTTTCGCGTCTTCCGCCAAAGTGATGCCCATCTTGCGGGCATTATTTAAGATGATGATCGCGAGCATTTCTGGCTCGTAATAATCAAAGTTTAAGTGAGCGGTAAAACGATCGCGCAGAGGATTTGAAAGAAGGCCCGAACGAGTCGTCGCCCCGATCAATGTAAATTGAGCGAGATCAATTTGCATGGTTCGGGCAGAGGCACCCTGGCCAATTAAGATATCCAGACGGAAATCTTCCATCGCAGAATAAAGAATTTCTTCCACTGTAATGTGCATACGGTGAATCTCATCAATGAAAAGCACATCGCGAGGTTTTAAGTTCGTCATCACCGCCGCGAGGTCACCTTTCTTCTCAATTGCGGGACCTGAAACCACATGAAGTTCAGAACCAAGACCCTTTGCAATCAGCATCGCCAGAGAGGTTTTTCCCAGACCTGGAGGTCCAGAAAGAAGCACGTGATCCATCGCTGTTTTACGAACGAGGGCCGACTTCACCATAAGGTCGATGTTATCCACGACTTTTGATTGGCCAATAAATTCAGAGAAATTCTGGGGACGGAGTTGCGCCTCTTGCTCTTTTTCAGTGCGAGTGGTTTCGCCATCCATAATTCTATCCGCCATAAATTACCTAAGTTCCTTTAAAATCATTTTCACCAGGTCTTCCGGTTTCTTCACGCTACCTTCTTGAAGGTGACGTTGAATCATAGGAAGGACGTCCTGATCCTTGAAGCCCAGACCCTGACATGCGGCGAGAGTTTCTTTCACCAAGTGGGCGTCCACTTGATTTTCTTTTTTCGTCTTCACCCCTGCTTTCACCGGATTTTCTTTTACCGCAAAACCAATTTCAAGTTTTGCGATTTTATCTTTAAGTGAAAGGACGATTTGTTCCGCACTTTTCTTTCCTACACCCGGTGCAGATTTTAGCACATCGACGTTCTCAAGAGTGATCGATGAAATAATTTGCTGAACGCCTAAGTGAGAAATTAGGGAATAAGCGGACTTTGGCCCAATTCCATTTACATCGAGAAGCATTTCAAAAAACTTTTTATCTTCAGCGGTCTCAAATCCGTACAAATCCTGAGATTGTTCACGAATGATGTGTGAGATAAAAAGGGCCGTATCACGATTAGGAACCATCGGCGTTGATGTATGAATTTCGTAACCCACACCCGAGGCAGTTAGTAGCACTGATTTTTGAGAATCAGAATAAACAACTGTGCCTGAAATATATCCAATCATACTGCCGGTTCCTTAATTTTATGAGCGAGAGCAGAAGCAAGTCCGTTCCCCATCTTTTTTGTTTTCTTCGGTTTTTCGGGAGCGACTACCATAGTAGTTCCACGATTTAATAAATGGCAAAGCGCGATTGCTACAGCATCACTTTCATCGTGAGTTTTAAAATTCGTGATACCTAAAATCTGCGCGAGAACTTTTTGAATACCTTCTTTATCGGCGTGACCGTGGCCCGCGACCGTAGACTTCACCAGGTTTGGTGAGTATTCATAAATTTTTTGATGATGAGTTTGCGAAAGCGCCGCGAGCATCGTGCCACGAGATTGAGCGAGCTTAATCAGGGCAGATGGGCTTTTGACGAAAATCAAAGACTCGAGTGCAATTTCATCCGGCGAATACTTTTCCATGAGACCCATGGTCTGATCGTAGATGTCTTTTACCCTGTGCAAAAATTCATCGCCCTTATCGAACTTCAGAATGCCGGAAGCAATATAGTTAATCTTACGACCCTCTTTTTGCAAAAGAGCGTAACCAGCTGTCACAGATCCTGGGTCAATGGCGAGTACAATCAAAACGCGTTCCTAGAATAGATATACGGAAATTGTACACATGAACGGCGGGTGCCGTCTAGCTGGCAGATCTGCCTTTAAGATAATTACCAACGTAGAACACAAAAGAACCAATAACTAGCTGAGCTAGCTCTAACCTTCCGTAATCACCATTTTGAATACCGGAAATAAAACACAAACCCACAGCAACAAGGCCAAAAATCTGCATTCCTAATCCAACATAAAACATTGCTTTCATAAAACTAGAGATACTGCACCGACGCTAAATAAGAAAGGACTTTTTGAGGCGAACCTTTTATAGTTTAAAGATATTTATGACTGCAAGAATTCTTGCCGCCGCACCAGTGGTGGAACAAATTAAAAAAGACCTCATTCAAAGATGCGAGTCCTTAAAACAACAAGGGCATACGCCATCCATGTGCGTGGTTTTGGTTGGAAACAATCCGGCCAGTATGAGTTACATCCGCAATAAGAAAAAAATGTGCGAAGAAATTGGTGCTCAATTTCGTCTTGAGCATTTAGACGAAACCATTTCGGCGGACGAGTTTCTAAAAAAGATGGAAACTCTGAACAATGATCCGAGTATTAACGGCATCATTATTCAACTTCCAGTAAGTGATGAACTAAAAAATTTAGCGCTTCCTAATTTAGTGAAACCTTCAAAAGACATTGATGGCTTTCACGGCATGAATACTCAGAACTTGTATCTGGGCTCAACTGATCTCTCCCTCCTTCTTCCATGTACCCCGAAAGGGATCGTGAATCTTTTAAAGTTTTACCAGGTGGAACTTAAAGGGAAGAACGTGGTGGTAGTGGGACGCAGCTTGATTGTGGGTAAACCACTTTCAATGCTTCTATCTAACTTCGATGCCACTGTGACCATGGCCCACTCTCAAACTAAAAATCTAAGAGACCTGACTCGTCAGGCGGACATTGTGATCTCAGCGATTGGAAAAGCTCATTTCTTCGATCGCTCTTACTTTGCTCCTGAAAAACATACAATCGTTGTAGACGTAGGTATGAATTCCCTTGGTGGAAAACTTACTGGTGACGTTGATCAGCACGATGTGATGGATGTTGTTCGTGCCATTACACCGGTTCCAGGTGGCGTGGGCCCGATGACGGTAGTGAGCCTTATTCAAAATTTAATTTCTGCGACTGAAAATCAATTGAAAGGATAATTATGACAACTTTAAAGACATATCTTTACGATGAACACGTAAAGCTTGGGGGGAAGATCGTTCCTTTCGCTGGCTGGGACATGCCGGTTCAGTACTCATCAGTAAAAGATGAAGTTCTTGCGGTAAGAAATAACGTTGGGGTTTTCGACGTAAGCCACATGGGTGAGTTTTTTGTTGAAGGTGAAGACGCTGAAGCTTTCGTCGATGGACTTGTAACTAATGACATTCAAAACGCACCAATGGGTAAGGCCATTTACTCTCCACTTTGTCGCGAAAACGGCACAGTGATTGATGACCTTATCGTTTACAAACTTGCTCCAGGTCACGTTCTTGTATGTGTGAATGCCGGCAACATCGATAAAGACTTTGCTTGGTTTAAATCTAAGCACACTGGTTTTAAGTGTAACCTGACAAACCGCTCAAATGATTACTCGCTTCTGGCGATTCAAGGTCCGAAAGCTTTCGAAATTTTAAAACCACTTCTTAAAGATCTTCCGGAAATTGAGTACTACTCAGTTCATGAGACTGCTTTCGAAAATAATCCAGTGATCGTGGCCCGTACTGGTTATACCGGTGAAGACGGGTTCGAAGTTTTCGGAACTCATGAAGGCACGAAAGCTCTTTGGCAAAAACTTATGAGCGTTGGTGTAACTCCTTGTGGTCTTGCTGCTCGTGACGTTCTTCGCCTGGAAGTTTGTTACCCGCTTTATGGCCATGAACTTAATGATGAAGTGAATCCTTATGATGCAGGTCTTGGCTGGACAGTTAAGGGTGCAAAAACAAATTTTATTGGCAAAGAGGCACTCGCGCCTAAAAAGGCCAATTATAAGCTGGTAAAACTCATCCTTGAGAAAGGTATTCCTCGTGAAGGTTACCCAGTTTTAAACTCAAAAAATGAACCAATTGGAGTTATTACCAGCGGGACCATGTCAGTGGTTCTGAATAAAGGTATCGCTTTTGCTCGCATTCAAATTGATAAAGCACCAAGCGATGAAGTATTCATGGTAGATATCAGGCAGAAGCCTTATCCAGCGCAATTAACGAAAAAACCGTTTGTAACCGGAGGACATAAATAATGGCTACGAATATCCCTGCAAATTTGAAATACACAAAAGAACACGAGTGGGCACTTGTTGAAGGTGACACAGTAACTGTTGGTATTACTGATTTCGCTCAGTCAGCTCTTGGTGACATCGTTTTCCTTGAAGTTCCAGCAGTTGGAACTGATCTCAAAATCGGATCTACTTTTGGTGTTGTTGAATCAATCAAATCAGTGAGTGATCTTTACGCTCCAATCACTGGTGAAGTTGTAGGTAAAAACACTGATCTAGAAGGCTCTCCTGAGAAAATCAACGAAGACGCTTACGGATCGTGGCTTATCAAAGTCAAGGTTAAAGACGCTTCTGAACTGAACAATTTGCTAACAGCAGAGCAGTATCAAGAGTTTTGTAACAGCTCTCATTAATTTTTTTAAATTTTTAGGTGTCACTTTTTCGAGACAAATCGTGACACCTAATGCAAAAATTCCCATTTTTGTTTGGCCTTCCTCAAATCTACTCACAAAAGAAATTTCCATTCTAAAATTTTTCCTCGAAGGGTAAATCAGTCTTTACGAATCAGATGGGTTTATAGATACTCACGCTTCTGTAAAACACATATTCAGTTGTTAAGGATATTTTTTAATGGAATCGATTCAGCTCTTAAATACGGCCATTATTAAAAGCAAAGAGAAGAAAGTTAATCAATCATTCGAAGAAAGACTTAATCAAGTTTGTAATTCTCCAGTGATCGAGATCCTTAACAAATGCATCACTCAGTACGCTGAAACTCAGAAAATTTCTCGCGATCAAGCGGCACTACAAGTTGTAGAGGCCATCCGTGAATTAGATTCAATTTGGTCTGATTACGTGGTTATGGAAGGTATTGATCGTCTTAAAAACTTACTTAGAAATACTCACTAGCCTTTAACGACAAAACCCCATTCAATGACCGCCTTGCCATTTACAAGAAGATCTTGTGGCGGATTCGGGAAAGGTCCCGCTTGATTAAAAGATTCAATGGCGGCGTCATCCAGTTCTTTTACACCTGAAGCACCAAGTATCTTCACATTTACGATTTCACCTTTTGCATTCAAGGTGATTTGAAGAGATGTAATGTAGTCCTCTGAGGCCAGAGATCTACCTGAGCGGAAGATATTATTCGCCTTCTCCGCAATACTTTTGCCCCAGAATTGTTCTAGCTTCTGGCGAATGCGGTGGAAGAATCCATAGAATTTATATTCAGTGGTATTGAGATGAGTAAAGTCACCCAGACCAACTTCTTGGACGTAATCATTGGTCGCTGAGAAACCAACCGTTGAAGCATCACCACTTTTCATTCCAGCTTTTGATTCACTGGCCGGCGCTCGCTTAATTTCCTGAAGTGGTTCCGCCATACCTAGACCTAGATCAGAAAGCTTCACATCTTTGCGAGGTTTAGTATTGGCCTGTTTATTAACTTCCGGAGTTTTCTCTGCGGCACGAGTAACCTTTGAATCACCTAGTCCCGTGTTCTTAAAAATATCAACCTTCTTAGCGATCGTCTGACGATCAAAGGTTCTATCTTTGTCACTTAGGAAGGCCGAGTCTTTGGGCCTCTTGTTATTGGCCGAATCTTCTGATTGAACGATTTGTTTTTTCTGAACGAGCTTTGAGGCCTGAGGAACAGCCGTTGCTGGAGCGGCGGTTTCAGGTAGGAAAGTGAGTTTGATAACTTCCGGTTCAGGCTTGAAAGTGACCTTAGCAAAATCATCTCTAAACTTGATCAACATAAACGCCAAGTGGAGAAACAATACTCCACTGAAGAGATAAAAGAATGTGCGTTGTTGCTTAGAGAGGGAATGCATCTAGGACCTCCGTAGAAGTCCTATCGGCA
Encoded here:
- a CDS encoding bifunctional 5,10-methylenetetrahydrofolate dehydrogenase/5,10-methenyltetrahydrofolate cyclohydrolase yields the protein MTARILAAAPVVEQIKKDLIQRCESLKQQGHTPSMCVVLVGNNPASMSYIRNKKKMCEEIGAQFRLEHLDETISADEFLKKMETLNNDPSINGIIIQLPVSDELKNLALPNLVKPSKDIDGFHGMNTQNLYLGSTDLSLLLPCTPKGIVNLLKFYQVELKGKNVVVVGRSLIVGKPLSMLLSNFDATVTMAHSQTKNLRDLTRQADIVISAIGKAHFFDRSYFAPEKHTIVVDVGMNSLGGKLTGDVDQHDVMDVVRAITPVPGGVGPMTVVSLIQNLISATENQLKG
- the ruvC gene encoding crossover junction endodeoxyribonuclease RuvC, which produces MIVLAIDPGSVTAGYALLQKEGRKINYIASGILKFDKGDEFLHRVKDIYDQTMGLMEKYSPDEIALESLIFVKSPSALIKLAQSRGTMLAALSQTHHQKIYEYSPNLVKSTVAGHGHADKEGIQKVLAQILGITNFKTHDESDAVAIALCHLLNRGTTMVVAPEKPKKTKKMGNGLASALAHKIKEPAV
- a CDS encoding proline--tRNA ligase, whose product is MRLSQGYWQTLKETPNDAEVVSQQLMIRAGLIYKTGAGLYTLQPMAFKTYKKIENIVREELDKINCFEVLMPVITPAELWQESGRWDAMGGQMLKMKDRAERELCVSPTNEETVTDLFRRTVNSYKQLPVCLYHINTKFRDEIRPRFGLMRAREFIMKDGYSFHNDKDSLDKFYEEIYGAYENIFRRMGLEFIAVEADGGNMAAGGAKTHEFQVVADNGEDYVVTIPRTKFAANIEKAITVRKNIASAPAAELTKFATPNQKTCEEVCAAHGMPITQSLKSLVMHSVINGKDQFFMVMLLGDDSLNEVKFKNKVNAEHIRPAQQAELDRLGLVKGFMGPGTTAEGFKVIYDEAIDMNASYVVGANEPEHHMKGFVPARDTKPKHFRADMRLAKEGDYIGDDQIVLKKGIEVGHIFQLGDKYTKAMKVTVLNEQGKGVTPLMGCYGIGMTRVMAAAIEQNNDKDGIIWPASIAPYDVYLCFIGKTPETKALAEELNSSIKKAGLETLFDDRQLGPGQMFKDADLIGLPLRVTLGERDYLATGEIEVKIRKTGETLKVKKDDLVPTIKKKLEELGRWA
- a CDS encoding nucleoside deaminase, with the protein product MSTAENYLKMAIDLARKNVTNEHGRPFGAVIVKDGNVLATGVNEIGKTNDPTDHAELSAIRKASQILKSPRLDGCVVYASGNPCPMCLAAMYMTGIKEVYFAYSNQEGEQYGLSTAAVYKELMKPFSEQSMSIHHHPVKVEGELIYDVWKKMR
- the ruvA gene encoding Holliday junction branch migration protein RuvA translates to MIGYISGTVVYSDSQKSVLLTASGVGYEIHTSTPMVPNRDTALFISHIIREQSQDLYGFETAEDKKFFEMLLDVNGIGPKSAYSLISHLGVQQIISSITLENVDVLKSAPGVGKKSAEQIVLSLKDKIAKLEIGFAVKENPVKAGVKTKKENQVDAHLVKETLAACQGLGFKDQDVLPMIQRHLQEGSVKKPEDLVKMILKELR
- a CDS encoding GNAT family N-acetyltransferase, with the protein product MITFRTATPTDADALNLLVNSAYRGDSSKKGWTTEADLLGGQRTDAEKILEMIQDPFSRIELAMENDQILGCVYLKQENETLYFGMLTVNPDMQAKGIGKLLLNHLETVARHLKCHTIRMTVISVRSELIAFYERRGYQFTGKTEPFPEKDPRFGLPKAKLLFHEFAKKLV
- a CDS encoding energy transducer TonB family protein; its protein translation is MHSLSKQQRTFFYLFSGVLFLHLAFMLIKFRDDFAKVTFKPEPEVIKLTFLPETAAPATAVPQASKLVQKKQIVQSEDSANNKRPKDSAFLSDKDRTFDRQTIAKKVDIFKNTGLGDSKVTRAAEKTPEVNKQANTKPRKDVKLSDLGLGMAEPLQEIKRAPASESKAGMKSGDASTVGFSATNDYVQEVGLGDFTHLNTTEYKFYGFFHRIRQKLEQFWGKSIAEKANNIFRSGRSLASEDYITSLQITLNAKGEIVNVKILGASGVKELDDAAIESFNQAGPFPNPPQDLLVNGKAVIEWGFVVKG
- the gcvH gene encoding glycine cleavage system protein GcvH encodes the protein MATNIPANLKYTKEHEWALVEGDTVTVGITDFAQSALGDIVFLEVPAVGTDLKIGSTFGVVESIKSVSDLYAPITGEVVGKNTDLEGSPEKINEDAYGSWLIKVKVKDASELNNLLTAEQYQEFCNSSH
- the lpxC gene encoding UDP-3-O-acyl-N-acetylglucosamine deacetylase, with amino-acid sequence MIYQRTLAKDVKVTGIGLHSGKKVTMKLIPQEADFGIQFVRTDISGSQPMKANALTVGTTENATTLGEGAGAVHTVEHLLGTLYGLGINNCLIEIDGPEVPIMDGSGASFVFLLKETGIKNLNKSKKFLVILDTVRVEKDGKWAQFDPHSNLMIDSTIVFAHPVIKTQRFDFEFSCESFIQDIARARTFGFARDVDMLKRKGLIKGGSLDNAIVLDDYKVMNPEGLRFNNEFVRHKILDTIGDVSLLGYEIAGKITTYKSGHNLHNMLCRKLLDTPSAYEIVSASALKAEVREAHKLPQFITVSH
- the gcvT gene encoding glycine cleavage system aminomethyltransferase GcvT — translated: MTTLKTYLYDEHVKLGGKIVPFAGWDMPVQYSSVKDEVLAVRNNVGVFDVSHMGEFFVEGEDAEAFVDGLVTNDIQNAPMGKAIYSPLCRENGTVIDDLIVYKLAPGHVLVCVNAGNIDKDFAWFKSKHTGFKCNLTNRSNDYSLLAIQGPKAFEILKPLLKDLPEIEYYSVHETAFENNPVIVARTGYTGEDGFEVFGTHEGTKALWQKLMSVGVTPCGLAARDVLRLEVCYPLYGHELNDEVNPYDAGLGWTVKGAKTNFIGKEALAPKKANYKLVKLILEKGIPREGYPVLNSKNEPIGVITSGTMSVVLNKGIAFARIQIDKAPSDEVFMVDIRQKPYPAQLTKKPFVTGGHK
- the ruvB gene encoding Holliday junction branch migration DNA helicase RuvB — translated: MADRIMDGETTRTEKEQEAQLRPQNFSEFIGQSKVVDNIDLMVKSALVRKTAMDHVLLSGPPGLGKTSLAMLIAKGLGSELHVVSGPAIEKKGDLAAVMTNLKPRDVLFIDEIHRMHITVEEILYSAMEDFRLDILIGQGASARTMQIDLAQFTLIGATTRSGLLSNPLRDRFTAHLNFDYYEPEMLAIIILNNARKMGITLAEDAKMQIARRSRGTPRIANRILRRVRDFALVNGTHTVGIKEVKAALSLLDIDDLGLDSMDRKILSVMKNYYQGGPVGIDALSATLGEDKQTIEEVYEPYLLKQGLILRTPRGRLLSEIAIQHIS